The Mycolicibacterium boenickei genome has a segment encoding these proteins:
- a CDS encoding ABC transporter permease: protein MTAIRTAVGLAASARSRTVTNPATASSDRRTGWRIGRLAATLGYPLLSLGLGLLAWSAVSYWVLPPQRRFLLPPPLDVLRGSLLDWTHLQPMLSALSVTAQVTLVGFLVAVLVGVGTGVLMSQARWIERIVYPYAVVVQVIPILAIVPLIGLWFGYGMAARTLVCVLIAVFPIIINTHFGIRSVNRSMHELFTLSHASRWERLVKLELRAALPTILAGITTAAGLVVVGAIIGDMFFAKGQPGIGTLLDVYRGRLQSDDLIAAIVIASLFGVIVFGAMRAIARLAVGSWHESAQGA from the coding sequence ATGACCGCGATCCGCACCGCCGTAGGCCTGGCCGCGTCTGCGCGGTCGAGAACGGTCACCAACCCGGCCACAGCGTCGTCCGATCGCCGAACCGGTTGGCGCATCGGAAGGTTGGCAGCCACCCTCGGTTACCCGCTGTTGTCGCTGGGGTTGGGACTGCTCGCCTGGTCCGCGGTCAGCTACTGGGTGTTGCCGCCGCAGCGGCGGTTCCTGCTGCCGCCGCCACTGGACGTGCTGCGCGGCTCACTGCTCGACTGGACGCATCTGCAGCCGATGCTGTCGGCGCTTTCGGTGACCGCCCAGGTGACACTGGTCGGTTTCCTCGTCGCAGTTCTGGTCGGCGTCGGCACCGGGGTGCTGATGAGCCAAGCGCGGTGGATCGAACGCATCGTCTACCCGTATGCCGTGGTGGTCCAGGTGATTCCGATCTTGGCCATCGTTCCGTTGATCGGGCTGTGGTTCGGTTACGGCATGGCCGCGCGCACGCTGGTCTGCGTGTTGATCGCCGTGTTTCCCATCATCATCAACACCCATTTCGGCATCCGCTCGGTGAACCGGAGCATGCATGAGCTCTTCACCCTGTCGCACGCATCCCGATGGGAGCGGCTGGTGAAACTGGAACTGCGGGCGGCGCTTCCGACCATCCTGGCCGGCATCACCACGGCCGCCGGTCTCGTGGTGGTCGGCGCCATCATCGGCGACATGTTCTTCGCCAAAGGTCAACCAGGAATCGGAACACTGCTCGACGTCTACCGTGGACGCCTTCAATCCGACGACCTCATCGCCGCGATCGTCATCGCGTCTCTGTTCGGTGTCATCGTTTTCGGCGCGATGCGCGCGATCGCCCGGCTCGCGGTCGGCAGCTGGCACGAATCCGCTCAAGGTGCCTAG
- a CDS encoding isopenicillin N synthase family dioxygenase, protein MSSEAFAVPVIDISAYVRGGDARSDPRCARVAREFDAACRNPGFMQIVGHGVEDRVIDDLASALDGFFGRPLEIKKRHRRDAGLNRGYSPPKSESLSMSLGIPSANRMNDFYEAFTVGAEAASFPGLKLPHSSYADNNWPDDVPDFRPRVQEYFAHAQVLARTMMRVVTDALELVPGYFEPMIDHSIEVLKMNNFALPEGNTEIAGELTGMGAHSDFGILTILWADQVPGLQVLARDGSWHDVQPADGALLINLGDAMARWTNDRWMSTIHRVDPPVRNGTIQRRRSAAFFFDGNHDAVLEALPGTLAPGEVGYEPITVADNIAMKVAGLRTGVAPRATLREAARVAVAGRRGEFT, encoded by the coding sequence ATGAGTTCTGAGGCTTTCGCGGTTCCGGTGATCGACATCAGCGCGTACGTCCGCGGTGGCGATGCCCGGTCTGACCCGCGGTGCGCCCGAGTGGCCCGCGAGTTCGACGCTGCCTGCCGCAACCCGGGTTTCATGCAGATCGTCGGTCATGGCGTCGAAGATCGGGTGATCGACGACCTGGCCAGTGCGCTTGACGGCTTCTTCGGCCGGCCACTGGAGATCAAGAAGCGTCACCGCCGCGACGCCGGCCTCAACCGTGGGTACTCGCCGCCGAAGAGTGAATCGCTGAGCATGAGTCTGGGCATACCGTCCGCCAACCGGATGAACGACTTCTACGAGGCGTTCACCGTGGGGGCCGAAGCCGCGTCGTTCCCCGGTCTGAAGCTGCCGCACAGCAGCTATGCGGACAACAACTGGCCCGACGACGTCCCGGACTTCCGGCCGCGTGTGCAGGAGTACTTCGCTCACGCACAGGTGCTGGCGCGGACCATGATGCGAGTGGTCACCGACGCCCTCGAGTTGGTGCCGGGCTACTTCGAGCCCATGATCGATCACTCGATCGAGGTGCTGAAGATGAACAACTTCGCACTGCCGGAAGGGAATACCGAGATCGCCGGAGAGCTCACCGGCATGGGCGCGCACTCCGACTTCGGAATCCTGACCATCCTGTGGGCGGATCAGGTTCCCGGTCTGCAGGTGCTGGCGCGAGACGGGTCGTGGCACGATGTCCAACCGGCCGACGGAGCTCTGCTGATCAACCTCGGTGACGCCATGGCGCGCTGGACCAACGACCGTTGGATGTCCACGATTCACCGGGTGGACCCGCCGGTGCGCAACGGCACGATCCAGCGGCGGCGCTCGGCGGCCTTCTTCTTCGACGGGAATCACGATGCGGTGTTGGAAGCGCTCCCCGGCACCTTGGCGCCGGGGGAGGTCGGCTACGAGCCGATCACGGTGGCCGACAACATCGCGATGAAGGTCGCGGGTTTGCGAACCGGGGTGGCGCCGCGCGCCACCCTGCGCGAGGCGGCCCGGGTGGCCGTCGCCGGGCGGAGGGGGGAATTCACGTGA
- a CDS encoding GntR family transcriptional regulator, whose translation MTSERGLLNDSVHDALQEMIFSGELVPGCPLSVPALATALNVSRTPVREAVQQLIYEGLATHTRNAGARVANLDAEGIKAVFQVREVLDGLAAHSATLNADRATVEQLRKMVQVQRDLLQEPADQHRDASLDLQFHTLIRETSGNHALCDALARLDGQAHLYRSDMWTTELNRRLAVSEHDRIVAAIEAGDASGACAAATAHVAGLHVRTCRS comes from the coding sequence ATGACGTCGGAGCGCGGTTTGCTCAACGACTCGGTCCATGACGCACTGCAGGAGATGATCTTCAGCGGCGAGCTGGTACCGGGGTGCCCGCTGAGCGTCCCAGCACTCGCCACTGCGCTCAACGTCTCCCGCACCCCGGTGCGAGAAGCCGTCCAGCAGTTGATCTACGAAGGGCTGGCGACGCATACCCGCAATGCCGGTGCGCGGGTGGCCAACCTCGATGCCGAGGGGATCAAGGCGGTGTTCCAGGTCCGTGAGGTGCTCGACGGTCTGGCCGCGCACAGCGCCACCCTGAACGCCGACCGCGCCACCGTCGAACAGCTCCGCAAGATGGTTCAGGTACAGCGTGATCTGCTGCAGGAGCCCGCCGACCAGCACCGCGATGCGTCGCTCGACCTTCAGTTCCACACCCTGATCAGGGAAACCTCCGGGAATCACGCACTCTGCGATGCGTTGGCCCGTCTCGACGGACAGGCACATCTCTACCGTTCCGACATGTGGACCACCGAACTGAACCGGCGGTTGGCGGTCAGCGAGCACGACCGGATCGTCGCCGCGATCGAGGCCGGCGATGCCTCCGGGGCATGCGCGGCCGCCACCGCCCATGTGGCCGGACTCCACGTGCGGACGTGCCGCTCATGA
- a CDS encoding amidohydrolase family protein → MTAVLDRVKSRLPQQVSRLFGATLVDGSVVDVEIGRAAGHGVVRSVVPAATSQNGPLPDDAVDLRGYVLLTAPAEPHAHLDKALSWDALQPQLTDLYGAIATWREGSSGFDEDSFRQRASAAALALIRNGTTAVRTHVDLLPSGDPLRAVRAVAAVRQELSGLIDIEIVALLKEYSDVELLHAALDAGADLVGGSPHSATDSHAELARLLGVAEERGVGTDLHTDEFLVGDHHTIAAYAQRARRWPADRIRTASHCTRLGTMTRAELGELLPQIADAGIGVVANPITNLYLQGRDHPVATPRGLTAIGPLRAAGVPVAAGADNVRDPFNPLGRSDALETAALSVIAGHVDPQVAIAMVTDDARRVLGLPPAGPRVGARAELLAVRGTGLLDVLANAPADRIVIHDGAVVSVTETTAWTAQP, encoded by the coding sequence ATGACAGCGGTGCTCGATCGGGTGAAAAGTAGACTGCCGCAACAGGTATCGCGGCTGTTCGGTGCGACATTGGTCGACGGTTCGGTGGTCGACGTCGAGATCGGCCGCGCTGCGGGTCACGGCGTGGTCCGCAGCGTGGTGCCTGCTGCGACGTCCCAGAACGGACCGTTGCCGGATGACGCAGTCGATCTGCGCGGGTACGTGCTGCTGACCGCGCCGGCCGAGCCGCACGCTCACCTCGACAAGGCCCTGTCCTGGGATGCGTTGCAGCCGCAGCTGACTGACCTCTACGGTGCCATCGCCACCTGGCGCGAGGGGTCCTCGGGCTTCGACGAGGACTCGTTTCGTCAACGGGCATCGGCGGCTGCACTGGCCCTGATCCGCAACGGCACCACGGCGGTCCGTACCCACGTCGACCTTCTGCCCAGTGGTGACCCGCTACGTGCGGTGCGCGCCGTCGCGGCGGTACGGCAAGAGCTGAGCGGATTGATCGACATCGAAATCGTCGCGCTGCTCAAAGAGTATTCGGACGTCGAGCTGCTACACGCCGCACTTGATGCGGGTGCCGACCTGGTCGGCGGTTCGCCGCACAGTGCCACCGATTCCCACGCCGAGCTGGCGCGGCTGCTCGGTGTCGCCGAAGAGCGCGGAGTCGGCACCGATCTGCACACCGACGAATTCCTGGTGGGCGACCACCACACGATCGCGGCGTATGCGCAGCGGGCGCGCCGGTGGCCGGCGGACCGGATTCGCACCGCGAGTCACTGCACCCGGCTGGGCACGATGACGCGTGCCGAACTCGGCGAACTGCTACCGCAGATCGCCGACGCCGGAATCGGCGTGGTGGCCAACCCGATCACCAACCTGTATCTGCAGGGACGCGATCATCCGGTGGCAACTCCGCGTGGCCTCACCGCCATCGGGCCGCTACGGGCGGCAGGCGTGCCGGTGGCTGCGGGGGCCGACAACGTCCGTGATCCGTTCAACCCGCTCGGCCGCAGTGACGCGCTGGAAACGGCGGCGCTGTCCGTCATCGCCGGCCATGTCGATCCTCAGGTGGCGATTGCCATGGTGACCGACGACGCCCGCCGGGTGCTGGGTCTCCCGCCGGCAGGCCCGCGGGTGGGTGCGCGTGCCGAGTTGTTGGCGGTACGCGGGACAGGGCTGCTCGACGTGCTCGCGAATGCACCCGCCGATCGGATCGTGATCCACGATGGGGCGGTGGTGTCGGTCACCGAGACGACGGCCTGGACGGCACAGCCATGA
- a CDS encoding FxsA family protein, translated as MAKRLFLIYLLVEMAVMVALVATIGFGYTVLLLLASFVIGLMLAGSQLNRQIRRLHAGLSGGLSDPQGAVSDSVLVALGTVLVVIPGLASSVLGALLLLPPARAAAGPLLTGLVARRMPIIVAAPAGYGASTGTAGYRHGTGDYIDGEVIDVNDVDPYRLPPKA; from the coding sequence ATGGCAAAGCGGCTGTTTCTGATCTATCTCCTCGTAGAGATGGCGGTGATGGTCGCCCTGGTGGCGACCATCGGGTTCGGTTACACCGTGCTGTTGCTCCTGGCCTCGTTCGTGATCGGGCTGATGCTGGCGGGTTCACAGCTCAACCGGCAGATCCGCCGACTGCACGCGGGATTGTCCGGTGGGCTGTCCGATCCCCAGGGCGCGGTGTCGGACAGCGTGCTGGTGGCGCTGGGCACCGTATTGGTGGTGATTCCCGGCTTGGCCAGCTCGGTTCTCGGTGCGTTGTTGCTGCTGCCGCCCGCCCGTGCGGCGGCGGGGCCGCTGCTCACGGGGCTGGTCGCCCGGCGGATGCCGATCATCGTCGCGGCGCCGGCCGGCTACGGTGCCTCCACCGGGACCGCCGGTTATCGGCACGGGACCGGCGACTACATTGACGGCGAAGTAATCGACGTCAATGACGTCGATCCGTACCGCCTGCCTCCCAAGGCCTAA
- a CDS encoding amidohydrolase, whose protein sequence is MTTLLINGRIHSPSYPDATAFAVRDGVVAWLGTDDIGRAQFPDAEVVDLDGGFVAPAFVDSHVHLTATGLNLDGLDLRGATSLQHCLRLVDEYARRHPEGPVWGHGWDESGWPGRTGPSTEDLDTVLGDRPAYLARVDVHSAAASTGLRRLVSALVEAAGFDPQRPLSADAHHLVRAAAREQLTPQQRHAARVAALDHAAAMGIAAVHECAGPQIGGLLDWQELRALEHGVEVVGYWGEPARDAEHARHLIAETGARGLAGDLFVDGALGSRTAWLHAPYHDAPDTCGNCYLDVEAIARHVLACTEAGIPAGFHVIGDAAVAAVVDGFAAATQRLGGPAVARCGHRLEHLEMVNPEQAAQLGTWGVMASMQPNFDALWGGDDGMYAQRLGLDRVHRLNPFALLASEGVPLAFGSDTPVTSMNPWQTVRAAVSHQSAGSAISARAAFAAATRGGWRAGGVRDGVTGTLTPGAPASYAVWDADDLEVSAPANAVQRWSTDPRSRVPALPRLAADAELPRCRQTVHRGAVIHGH, encoded by the coding sequence TTGACCACACTTCTGATCAACGGGCGCATCCACAGCCCCAGCTACCCCGACGCGACCGCATTCGCCGTCCGCGACGGCGTGGTGGCGTGGCTGGGCACCGACGACATCGGCCGCGCGCAGTTTCCCGACGCCGAGGTCGTCGACCTGGACGGCGGCTTCGTCGCACCCGCATTCGTCGACAGCCACGTCCATCTGACCGCGACCGGGCTCAACCTGGACGGGCTGGACCTCCGTGGGGCCACCTCGCTGCAGCACTGCCTGCGCCTGGTGGACGAGTACGCGCGCCGGCATCCGGAAGGGCCGGTGTGGGGGCATGGCTGGGACGAGTCGGGTTGGCCCGGGCGCACCGGCCCGAGCACCGAGGATCTCGACACGGTGCTGGGGGACCGGCCGGCCTATCTGGCCCGGGTGGACGTGCATTCGGCTGCCGCCAGCACCGGGCTGCGCCGGTTGGTGTCTGCCCTCGTCGAGGCCGCCGGGTTCGACCCGCAACGCCCGCTGAGCGCCGACGCGCATCACCTGGTGCGCGCGGCCGCGCGGGAGCAGCTCACCCCGCAGCAGCGGCACGCCGCCCGCGTCGCGGCACTCGATCACGCCGCCGCGATGGGCATCGCCGCGGTGCACGAGTGCGCCGGCCCGCAGATCGGCGGCCTGCTCGACTGGCAGGAACTGCGTGCCCTGGAGCACGGCGTGGAGGTCGTCGGGTACTGGGGTGAGCCGGCCCGAGACGCCGAGCACGCCCGTCACCTGATCGCCGAGACCGGCGCCCGTGGCCTGGCCGGAGACCTTTTCGTCGACGGTGCCCTGGGCTCGCGCACCGCGTGGCTGCACGCGCCGTACCACGACGCCCCCGACACCTGCGGCAACTGTTACCTCGATGTCGAGGCCATCGCCCGGCATGTACTGGCCTGCACCGAGGCCGGCATCCCGGCCGGGTTCCACGTGATCGGCGACGCCGCCGTCGCCGCCGTCGTCGACGGATTCGCCGCGGCCACACAGCGATTGGGTGGCCCGGCAGTCGCTCGCTGCGGCCACCGTCTTGAGCATCTGGAGATGGTCAACCCCGAACAGGCGGCCCAACTGGGGACCTGGGGCGTGATGGCCAGCATGCAGCCCAACTTTGACGCCCTGTGGGGTGGGGACGACGGCATGTATGCCCAGCGTCTCGGGCTTGATCGAGTTCACCGGCTCAACCCGTTCGCGCTGTTAGCATCCGAAGGCGTGCCCCTCGCCTTCGGTTCCGACACCCCGGTCACCAGCATGAACCCCTGGCAAACCGTGCGTGCCGCGGTTTCGCACCAGAGCGCGGGCAGCGCCATTTCGGCTCGGGCCGCGTTCGCTGCGGCCACTCGCGGTGGCTGGCGCGCCGGTGGGGTGCGCGACGGCGTCACCGGAACGCTCACTCCCGGGGCACCGGCCAGCTACGCAGTGTGGGACGCCGACGACCTGGAGGTCAGCGCACCGGCCAACGCCGTCCAGCGATGGTCCACCGATCCGCGCTCGCGAGTGCCTGCCCTGCCGAGGCTGGCCGCCGATGCGGAGCTGCCGCGTTGCCGTCAGACCGTTCACCGGGGTGCCGTCATCCATGGGCACTGA
- the lnt gene encoding apolipoprotein N-acyltransferase produces MGTDRPRRRPERPRPNEVTDVIPAVEEDELAELDALDDEAFEELDEDVTGDPVADIDPDDEPEERGYRLTAAGTPDRWSVVAAWASRFGRAAAVRWAPLSASVGGGLALCLSYPPTGWWWAAFVGLALIGWVLTRRSTTLAGGFGYGFLFGLAFYIPLLPWISGLVGAVPWLALAAMEALFCGLFGLAAVLVRRLPGWPLWFAALWVTQEWLKSTVPFGGFPWGVLGFGQTNGPLLALARLGGAPLVSLAVALVGFSATLLAYEIVQWWHHGHKPGFPAPAVMLPGLSITVVLLATALLWPQVRHSGTGAGDEQTVTAAAVQGNVPRLGLEFNAQRRAVLDNHVKQTLQLADDVRAGRAPQPMFVVWPENASDIDPLANADAAAQITAAADAIGAPILVGTVTKADGYTADNPVATNTVIVWDPEHGPGERHDKKIVQPFGEYLPWRSFFKHLSSYADRAGYFVPGEGNGVVHAAGVPIGVTTCWEVIFDRAARESVLSGAQVLTVPTNNATFDENMSAQQLAFGKLRAVEHDRYLVVAGTTGISAVIAPDGRELARTDFFQPAHLDMQIRLKSDVTPATEWGPALQVVLVTIGFGALLAAILHNGGFVQRMLRRRTGEGPRR; encoded by the coding sequence ATGGGCACTGACCGTCCCCGGCGCAGACCCGAACGGCCCCGTCCCAACGAGGTCACCGACGTGATCCCGGCCGTCGAAGAAGATGAGCTCGCGGAACTCGACGCACTCGATGACGAGGCTTTCGAGGAACTCGACGAGGACGTCACCGGCGATCCGGTCGCCGACATCGATCCCGACGACGAACCCGAGGAGCGCGGCTATCGCCTGACCGCGGCGGGCACACCGGACCGATGGTCTGTGGTGGCAGCCTGGGCGTCGCGGTTCGGCCGCGCCGCGGCCGTGCGGTGGGCGCCGCTGAGCGCATCCGTCGGCGGCGGGCTGGCGTTGTGCCTGAGTTATCCGCCCACCGGCTGGTGGTGGGCGGCGTTCGTCGGGCTGGCATTGATCGGCTGGGTGCTGACCCGACGCTCCACCACTCTCGCGGGTGGGTTCGGCTACGGGTTCCTGTTCGGTCTGGCGTTCTACATTCCTTTGTTGCCGTGGATCAGCGGCTTGGTCGGGGCGGTACCGTGGCTGGCCCTGGCTGCCATGGAGGCGTTGTTCTGCGGGCTGTTCGGCCTGGCCGCGGTCCTCGTCAGGCGATTGCCCGGGTGGCCGCTGTGGTTCGCCGCGCTGTGGGTCACCCAGGAATGGCTCAAATCGACGGTGCCCTTCGGTGGATTCCCTTGGGGTGTCCTGGGTTTCGGGCAGACCAACGGGCCACTACTGGCTCTCGCGCGGTTGGGTGGCGCGCCGCTGGTTTCCCTCGCGGTCGCCCTCGTCGGCTTCAGCGCGACGCTGCTGGCCTACGAGATCGTGCAGTGGTGGCATCACGGCCACAAGCCGGGCTTCCCGGCGCCCGCGGTCATGCTGCCCGGTCTGAGCATCACCGTCGTGCTGCTGGCCACGGCGCTGCTGTGGCCGCAGGTTCGTCATTCCGGAACCGGCGCGGGCGACGAACAGACGGTGACGGCGGCCGCGGTGCAGGGCAATGTGCCCAGGCTCGGCCTGGAATTCAATGCCCAGCGCCGCGCCGTGCTCGACAACCATGTGAAACAGACGCTGCAGCTGGCCGACGATGTCCGTGCCGGCCGGGCTCCGCAGCCCATGTTCGTGGTCTGGCCCGAGAACGCCTCCGACATCGATCCGTTGGCCAACGCCGACGCCGCCGCACAGATCACCGCGGCCGCGGATGCGATCGGGGCCCCGATCCTGGTCGGCACCGTCACCAAGGCCGACGGCTACACCGCGGACAACCCGGTGGCCACCAACACCGTGATCGTCTGGGATCCCGAGCACGGGCCGGGTGAGCGCCATGACAAGAAGATCGTGCAGCCGTTCGGCGAGTACCTGCCGTGGCGCAGCTTCTTCAAGCACCTGTCGTCGTATGCGGACCGGGCCGGCTACTTCGTGCCGGGGGAGGGCAACGGCGTCGTGCACGCCGCAGGTGTGCCGATCGGGGTGACCACCTGCTGGGAGGTGATCTTCGACCGGGCCGCACGCGAATCGGTACTCAGCGGCGCCCAGGTGCTGACGGTGCCGACCAACAACGCCACGTTCGACGAGAACATGAGCGCGCAGCAGCTGGCGTTCGGCAAACTCCGGGCCGTCGAGCACGACCGGTACCTCGTGGTCGCCGGAACCACCGGCATCAGTGCGGTGATCGCCCCGGACGGACGCGAGCTGGCCCGCACCGACTTCTTCCAGCCCGCCCATCTGGACATGCAGATCCGGCTGAAGTCGGATGTGACGCCCGCCACCGAGTGGGGGCCTGCCCTGCAGGTGGTGCTGGTCACGATTGGATTTGGGGCGTTGCTGGCCGCAATACTGCACAATGGAGGGTTCGTGCAAAGAATGTTGAGGCGTCGCACCGGCGAAGGCCCGCGACGATGA
- a CDS encoding polyprenol monophosphomannose synthase — MTVPGDGAQRQGESSPRQDGERPSQRTLVIIPTYNERENLPLIVGRVHHASPEVHILVVDDGSPDGTGQLADELALADPDRVHVMHRTSKAGLGAAYLAGFAWGLGRGYSVLVEMDADGSHAPEELNRLLDAVDAGADLAIGSRYVSGGTVRNWPVRRLVLSKTANTYSRLLLGVGIHDITAGYRAYRREVLEKIDLSAVDSKGYCFQIDLTWRAINNGFKVVEVPITFTERELGVSKMSGSNIREAMFKVAEWGIRGRLDRARGVVR, encoded by the coding sequence ATGACAGTCCCTGGTGACGGAGCGCAGCGGCAGGGGGAATCCAGCCCTCGCCAGGACGGTGAACGCCCGAGTCAGCGCACCCTGGTGATCATTCCCACCTACAACGAGCGGGAGAACCTGCCGCTGATCGTCGGGCGTGTCCACCACGCCAGCCCCGAGGTGCACATCCTGGTGGTCGACGACGGCAGCCCCGACGGCACGGGCCAGCTGGCCGATGAGCTTGCCCTGGCCGACCCGGATCGCGTCCATGTGATGCACCGGACCAGCAAAGCCGGCCTCGGCGCGGCGTATCTGGCCGGTTTCGCCTGGGGGCTCGGCCGTGGCTACTCGGTCCTGGTCGAGATGGACGCCGACGGCAGCCATGCACCTGAGGAGCTGAACCGGCTGCTCGATGCCGTAGACGCCGGGGCGGATCTGGCCATCGGTTCGCGGTATGTCTCCGGCGGCACGGTGCGCAACTGGCCGGTCCGGCGGCTGGTGTTGTCGAAGACTGCCAACACCTACTCCCGGCTCCTGCTCGGTGTCGGCATCCACGACATCACGGCGGGGTACCGCGCGTACCGGCGCGAAGTGCTGGAGAAGATCGACCTGTCGGCGGTCGACTCCAAGGGTTACTGCTTCCAGATCGACCTGACCTGGCGCGCGATCAACAACGGGTTCAAGGTCGTCGAGGTGCCCATCACGTTCACCGAACGTGAGCTGGGCGTCTCCAAGATGAGTGGTTCCAACATCCGCGAGGCGATGTTCAAGGTCGCGGAGTGGGGGATCCGTGGGCGCCTGGACCGGGCCAGGGGCGTGGTCCGCTAA
- the rbpA gene encoding RNA polymerase-binding protein RbpA, with product MADRVLRGSRLGAVSYETDRNHDLAPRQVARYRTENGEEFDVPFADDAEIPGTWLCRNGLEGTLIEGDVPEPKKVKPPRTHWDMLLERRSVEELEELLKERLDLIKTKRRGS from the coding sequence ATGGCTGATCGCGTCCTGAGAGGCAGTCGCCTCGGAGCCGTGAGCTACGAGACCGACCGCAACCATGACCTTGCGCCGCGTCAGGTGGCCCGCTACCGCACCGAGAACGGTGAGGAGTTCGACGTCCCGTTCGCCGACGACGCCGAGATCCCCGGCACCTGGCTGTGCCGGAACGGGCTCGAGGGAACCCTGATCGAGGGCGACGTGCCGGAGCCCAAGAAGGTCAAGCCGCCGCGTACCCACTGGGACATGCTGCTGGAGCGGCGCTCCGTCGAGGAGCTCGAAGAGCTGCTCAAGGAGCGTCTCGACCTGATCAAGACCAAGCGCCGCGGCAGCTGA